A single window of Desulfovibrio sp. G11 DNA harbors:
- a CDS encoding fumarate reductase, whose translation MALSRTPGEAKTRLDFWQAASGAVLALFVCVHLTLEGTVVLSPALTNGIAWFLEATWLAQLAAPLIILLIVFHFYIAARKMPFRANELGIFVRHSKSLKDFDTWLWLVQVFTAIVILLGAFYHVYTVMTDLPINVAGSAKRLHNGWLAFYVFFLPCVILHTGIGVYRLAVKYGICTKSTKPAWRKWIWIVMGCYLLLGTLALTRVWFLG comes from the coding sequence ATGGCTTTAAGCAGAACCCCTGGGGAGGCAAAAACCCGTCTGGACTTCTGGCAGGCAGCCTCCGGCGCGGTGTTGGCCCTGTTCGTATGTGTACATCTGACACTGGAAGGCACCGTTGTGCTCAGCCCGGCGCTGACAAACGGCATTGCCTGGTTTCTGGAAGCCACATGGCTGGCCCAGCTTGCCGCACCGCTTATCATCCTGTTGATTGTATTCCACTTCTACATCGCGGCAAGAAAGATGCCCTTCCGCGCCAATGAGCTTGGCATCTTTGTACGCCACAGCAAAAGCCTGAAAGATTTTGATACATGGCTATGGCTTGTTCAGGTATTTACAGCCATTGTCATTCTTCTGGGCGCTTTTTACCACGTGTATACCGTCATGACAGACCTGCCCATCAATGTGGCGGGCAGCGCCAAGCGCCTGCACAACGGCTGGCTGGCCTTCTACGTGTTCTTCCTGCCCTGTGTCATCCTTCATACAGGCATTGGCGTATATCGCCTGGCCGTGAAATACGGCATCTGTACCAAGAGTACAAAGCCTGCGTGGCGCAAGTGGATATGGATTGTTATGGGCTGTTATCTTTTGCTTGGAACGCTGGCTCTGACCCGCGTCTGGTTCCTGGGATAG
- a CDS encoding fumarate reductase flavoprotein subunit yields the protein MRIFECDVLCIGAGLAGERVAVEAAQAGFKVICLSVVPPKRSHSSAAMGGMQAALGNSIMGEGDCPEIHFNDTVKGSDWGCDQEVARLFAETGPIAMREMAWMGVPWSRVVPGEHTYYKGGKPFQATEKKENEGLIHSRAFGGTAKWRTCYTSDGTGHAVLFTLDNRLLQLGVDVHDRTQAEGLVHDGQRCMGCVARDLRTGELVGYFAKATLIATGGYGRIYRATTNAIICDGGGQIAALETGVVPLGNMEAVQFHPTGTVPTDILVTEGCRGDGGTLLDVNEYRFMPDYEPEKAELASRDVVARRMTEHMRKGLGVKSPYGDHLWLDIRHLGEKHITTNLREVYDISTHFLGVNPIHQLIPVRPTHHYSMGGVRINKDGHAYGLEGLFSAGEAACWDMHGFNRLGGNSLAETIVSGRIVGQKLVEFLKGYETVFSTAEMTAAATKVKDRIAALLRGTGDDCYTLRNEMQDVMMEHVGIFRNGKDLEAGVTKLQDLLERCGNMRLASGNIPGPNAELSMALRVPGMLKLALCTAYGALMRTESRGAHAREDYPERNDKDWLNRTLAYWKEGDSLPTLKYEPATPYYILPPGDRGYGGGKIIPGDIKEDQIVPYDQKG from the coding sequence ATGCGTATTTTTGAATGTGACGTCTTGTGCATCGGCGCTGGTCTGGCCGGGGAACGTGTGGCGGTTGAAGCGGCTCAGGCCGGCTTCAAGGTTATCTGTCTTTCCGTTGTGCCTCCCAAGCGTTCGCACTCTTCAGCGGCAATGGGCGGCATGCAGGCGGCCCTGGGTAACTCCATAATGGGCGAAGGCGACTGCCCCGAAATCCATTTCAATGACACCGTTAAAGGCTCTGACTGGGGCTGTGACCAGGAAGTGGCGCGGCTTTTTGCCGAGACCGGCCCCATAGCCATGCGTGAAATGGCCTGGATGGGGGTACCCTGGAGCCGCGTTGTTCCGGGTGAGCATACCTATTACAAGGGCGGCAAGCCCTTTCAGGCCACAGAAAAAAAGGAAAATGAAGGGCTGATCCATTCCCGCGCCTTTGGCGGCACAGCCAAATGGCGCACCTGCTACACCTCAGACGGCACAGGTCATGCTGTACTGTTTACTCTGGACAACCGCCTGTTGCAGCTTGGCGTGGACGTACACGACCGCACCCAGGCCGAAGGGCTTGTACACGACGGCCAGCGCTGCATGGGCTGCGTGGCGCGCGACCTGCGCACCGGAGAACTTGTAGGCTACTTCGCCAAGGCAACCCTTATTGCTACCGGCGGTTACGGCCGCATTTACCGGGCCACCACCAACGCCATCATCTGCGATGGCGGCGGCCAGATAGCCGCCCTGGAAACAGGCGTGGTCCCTCTGGGCAATATGGAGGCAGTGCAGTTTCATCCCACGGGAACGGTGCCCACAGACATTCTGGTTACCGAAGGCTGCCGAGGCGATGGCGGAACCCTGCTGGACGTAAATGAATACCGCTTCATGCCCGACTATGAGCCGGAAAAGGCTGAACTGGCCTCGCGCGACGTGGTTGCACGCCGCATGACCGAACATATGCGCAAGGGTCTTGGCGTCAAAAGCCCGTATGGCGATCACCTCTGGCTGGACATCCGCCACCTGGGCGAAAAGCACATTACCACGAACCTGCGTGAGGTATACGACATCTCCACGCACTTCCTTGGCGTGAACCCCATACATCAGCTCATTCCGGTACGTCCCACCCACCATTACAGCATGGGCGGTGTGCGTATCAATAAAGATGGGCACGCTTACGGCCTTGAGGGCCTGTTCTCCGCCGGAGAAGCCGCCTGCTGGGATATGCACGGCTTCAACCGCCTGGGCGGCAACTCCCTGGCCGAAACCATTGTTTCCGGGCGCATCGTGGGTCAGAAGCTGGTGGAATTCCTCAAGGGTTATGAAACCGTCTTTTCCACGGCCGAGATGACTGCGGCCGCCACAAAGGTAAAAGACCGCATCGCCGCCCTTCTGCGCGGCACAGGTGATGACTGTTACACCCTGCGTAATGAAATGCAGGATGTCATGATGGAACACGTGGGTATTTTCCGTAACGGCAAAGATCTGGAAGCCGGCGTGACCAAGCTGCAAGACCTGCTGGAGCGTTGCGGTAACATGCGCCTGGCAAGCGGCAACATACCCGGCCCCAATGCCGAACTTTCCATGGCGTTGCGGGTTCCCGGCATGCTCAAACTGGCCCTGTGCACGGCATACGGCGCGCTTATGCGCACAGAAAGCCGCGGTGCTCACGCCCGTGAAGACTACCCTGAACGCAATGACAAGGACTGGCTCAATCGCACCCTGGCCTACTGGAAGGAAGGCGACAGCCTGCCCACGCTCAAATATGAACCGGCTACGCCGTACTATATTCTGCCCCCCGGCGACCGGGGTTACGGCGGCGGCAAGATCATTCCCGGCGACATCAAGGAAGACCAGATCGTTCCTTACGATCAGAAAGGCTAA
- a CDS encoding SLC13 family permease: MKRSFFLAMVVAMLAIIAAQDVFAANQLGIKLPEDPTKAYITLGILVIAAIMFFTEVVPLPITALLVPVALSLTNVISSKVAFSYFGDPTVVLFMAMFIVGEATFITGFADKVGALAVRLSKGNPIKLLVYAMAAVGLLSSVLSNTGTTVVAVPMILGMCMKAKLAPGKVLMPVAFAASLGGTVTLVGTPPNGIINSMLSQTGQTPFGFFEFGLIGIPLLVAGLLYYGLIGHRFLPEGRQIDDAVLSEEAQPRRENKMWHAMAVFAFVVFMMASELVPLTTAAMFGACMMVITGCMTMREAFRSVDWTTIFLFAGMLSMSAAMDKSGAAAIVANAVVSTVSDPWLLMLVCCALTAIITNFMSNTATAALMAPLALPIALGSGISPLPIIMGIAMSASACFLTPIATPPNTIVLGPGRYTFLDYVKAGWPLQLITLIMCWLLIPLIWPFH, from the coding sequence TCTTTTTTTCTTGCAATGGTTGTGGCAATGCTTGCAATTATTGCTGCCCAGGATGTGTTCGCCGCAAATCAACTGGGTATAAAGCTGCCTGAAGATCCGACAAAAGCGTACATCACCCTGGGCATTCTTGTTATTGCGGCAATCATGTTTTTTACTGAAGTTGTACCGCTGCCCATAACGGCACTGCTTGTGCCGGTGGCCCTGTCATTGACAAACGTCATATCTTCAAAAGTCGCCTTCAGTTACTTTGGCGATCCCACAGTGGTACTGTTCATGGCCATGTTTATCGTGGGTGAGGCCACATTCATTACCGGCTTTGCAGACAAGGTTGGTGCTCTGGCTGTCAGGCTTTCCAAAGGCAACCCCATCAAGCTTCTTGTTTATGCCATGGCCGCAGTGGGACTGCTTTCCTCTGTGCTTTCCAATACGGGAACCACAGTGGTTGCCGTGCCGATGATTCTCGGCATGTGCATGAAAGCCAAGCTGGCTCCCGGCAAAGTGCTTATGCCCGTAGCCTTTGCGGCATCGCTTGGCGGCACGGTAACCTTGGTGGGCACCCCGCCCAACGGCATTATCAACTCCATGCTCTCCCAGACCGGGCAGACCCCTTTCGGCTTTTTCGAATTCGGCCTGATCGGCATTCCGCTTCTGGTCGCGGGCCTTCTTTACTACGGACTGATAGGACACCGCTTTTTGCCCGAAGGACGACAGATCGACGATGCTGTTCTGTCGGAAGAAGCCCAGCCGCGCCGCGAAAATAAAATGTGGCATGCCATGGCCGTCTTTGCCTTCGTAGTCTTCATGATGGCCAGTGAACTTGTTCCCCTGACGACGGCGGCCATGTTTGGCGCCTGCATGATGGTCATTACCGGCTGTATGACCATGCGTGAAGCATTCCGCAGCGTTGACTGGACAACCATTTTTCTGTTTGCGGGCATGCTGTCCATGTCGGCAGCAATGGACAAGTCCGGCGCGGCGGCTATTGTAGCCAACGCGGTGGTCAGCACTGTCAGCGATCCCTGGCTGCTCATGCTCGTCTGCTGTGCGCTCACGGCGATCATTACCAACTTCATGTCCAATACCGCCACGGCAGCCCTTATGGCTCCTCTGGCCTTGCCCATTGCTCTGGGCAGCGGTATTTCTCCCCTGCCCATCATCATGGGTATAGCCATGTCAGCCTCGGCCTGCTTTCTTACGCCTATTGCCACGCCGCCCAACACCATCGTACTTGGCCCCGGCAGGTACACGTTCCTTGATTACGTCAAGGCCGGCTGGCCCTTGCAGCTCATTACCCTTATCATGTGCTGGCTGCTTATCCCCCTGATCTGGCCTTTCCATTAG
- a CDS encoding Fe-S-containing hydro-lyase has product MSDEIKKIRAPFDEATARSLRAGDRVLISGTILAARDAAHKRLVETLDRGEALPVSLEGAVVYYVGPSPARPGQPIGAAGPTTSGRMDAYTPRLLDQGLKGMIGKGYRKPEVVEAMKKHGVPYLAAVGGAGALIARAVKKYTVLAYEDLGPEAVAAMEVEDFPAIVVIDSTGGNFYETGQAPYKRI; this is encoded by the coding sequence ATGTCTGACGAAATCAAAAAAATCCGCGCTCCCTTTGATGAAGCCACTGCCCGCTCACTGCGCGCTGGAGACCGTGTTCTTATTTCCGGCACCATACTGGCAGCGCGTGACGCGGCCCACAAGCGCCTTGTGGAAACCCTGGACAGGGGCGAAGCCCTGCCTGTGAGTCTTGAAGGCGCGGTGGTCTATTATGTGGGGCCAAGCCCGGCACGCCCCGGACAGCCCATAGGGGCCGCCGGTCCCACTACCTCGGGCCGCATGGACGCCTATACCCCGCGCCTGCTGGATCAGGGACTTAAAGGCATGATCGGCAAGGGGTACCGCAAGCCGGAAGTGGTGGAAGCCATGAAAAAACATGGCGTACCCTATCTTGCGGCCGTGGGAGGGGCTGGAGCGCTCATTGCCCGCGCCGTCAAGAAGTATACGGTACTGGCCTATGAAGATCTGGGGCCGGAAGCTGTTGCCGCGATGGAAGTGGAAGATTTTCCGGCCATTGTGGTGATAGACAGTACCGGTGGCAATTTTTACGAAACGGGGCAGGCTCCGTACAAACGCATATGA
- a CDS encoding fumarate hydratase, with the protein MKEIHFDDIAHTVAELAIEACYRLPDDMVAAMRAARTREPSPVGRNILDQLLENAEIAARGDLPLCQDTGLAVVFAEVGQDVRIVGGSFEDAINEGIRKGYTEGYLRKSCVDEPLFERKNTKDNTPAVIHTRLVPGSGLRLRLAPKGAGSENKSVLKMLVPADGIEGVRQVVLDAVLAAGPNSCPPLVIGVGIGGTMEMAAICAKRAAARDLESRNHDPRYAAFEDELLEMVNKTGVGPQGLGGITTALKVHVEWAPTHIASLPVAVNINCHAARHAEAVL; encoded by the coding sequence ATGAAGGAAATCCATTTTGACGACATAGCGCACACTGTGGCGGAACTGGCCATAGAAGCCTGCTACCGCCTGCCGGACGACATGGTTGCGGCCATGCGCGCGGCACGAACGCGCGAACCATCGCCCGTGGGGCGTAACATCCTGGATCAACTGCTGGAAAATGCTGAAATCGCCGCCAGGGGCGATCTGCCCCTGTGCCAGGATACCGGCCTTGCCGTAGTTTTTGCCGAAGTGGGCCAGGATGTGCGCATTGTGGGCGGCTCTTTTGAAGATGCCATCAATGAAGGCATTCGCAAGGGGTATACAGAGGGCTACCTGCGCAAATCCTGTGTAGACGAGCCGCTGTTTGAGCGCAAAAACACCAAAGACAACACTCCTGCCGTCATCCATACCCGCCTTGTCCCCGGCAGCGGGCTGCGCCTGCGGCTGGCCCCCAAGGGGGCAGGGTCGGAAAACAAGAGTGTGCTCAAGATGCTCGTACCGGCAGACGGCATCGAGGGTGTGCGCCAGGTGGTTCTGGACGCAGTCCTGGCCGCCGGACCCAACTCCTGTCCGCCCCTCGTCATCGGCGTCGGCATCGGCGGCACGATGGAAATGGCCGCCATATGCGCCAAACGCGCAGCCGCCCGCGACCTTGAAAGCCGCAACCACGATCCGCGCTATGCGGCCTTTGAAGATGAACTGCTGGAAATGGTCAACAAAACCGGCGTAGGCCCCCAAGGACTGGGCGGCATTACTACCGCCCTCAAGGTACATGTGGAATGGGCGCCGACCCATATCGCCTCTTTGCCGGTCGCCGTAAATATCAACTGCCACGCGGCGCGCCACGCCGAAGCCGTGCTGTAA